A section of the Eublepharis macularius isolate TG4126 chromosome 1, MPM_Emac_v1.0, whole genome shotgun sequence genome encodes:
- the LOC129327283 gene encoding SH3 domain-binding glutamic acid-rich-like protein 3, producing MACLTVYSTSVTGSREIKSQQSEVTRILDGKNIQYVLVDISQDNALREEMRAKSGNPKAIPPQIFNGDHYCGDYELFVEAVEQNTLPEFLKLA from the coding sequence ATGGCTTGCCTCACGGTCTACAGCACCTCGGTGACCGGCTCCCGGGAGATCAAATCTCAACAGAGCGAAGTGACCAGGATCCTGGATGGAAAGAACATCCAGTACGTTCTGGTGGATATTTCCCAGGATAATGCCTTGCGGGAAGAAATGAGGGCCAAATCGGGCAACCCCAAAGCCATCCCTCCGCAGATTTTCAATGGGGACCACTACTGCGGGGACTATGAGTTATTTGTGGAAGCAGTGGAACAAAACACCCTGCCAGAGTTCCTGAAGCTAGCCTGA